The window GGAACCTATGTTTTTCTGGAGTTGACGGACGCTACCAACGGCTATTGTCAGCGCGAAACGAATGTCATCCCCAACCTGAAAGATGAGTTCAGGAATATCCGTTTTGTGACGGTCTGTGTGGGGAATTCAGAAGCTGAGATGCGTTCCCTTCAAAGACAAATGAACATTAATTGGGAGTTTGGAGGAGTGGAAATGTCCAGCTCCATCATGGAAGATTATGACATCAAAAGCCTGCCGCTTTTCTTTATCATCGACCCTGATGGAAAATTCTACAGCGTTCCTGCCAAAGAACCGAGCCGCGGGGCGCAAGGTGAGTTGATGTCGCTGAGTGAGAAGCTGAAAGCGAAAGGACGTTCGGGTGTTGGGAAATAGACAAACGGAAAGTCGTCAACTTTCTGAAAGTTGACGACTTTATAATGAAAGCCCTTCGGTCACTACTTGTTTGATGGAACCATAAGACTGTTCCGCCAATTTCCTGGCCTCATCCGCAGAAACCCATCTCACTTCCGAGATTCCTTCTTCCGTCTGAGGAACCAATGCTGAGCCGTCATCGCTTTTCATCAGATACCATAACGTCTTCTTCAGAACGCGGTGTCCTTTCAATTCATAGGTATGGAAGGTTGGGGTTAAGGATTTAACGATGGTCGGTTCTTCGATGCCGCATTCTTCCGCCACTTCACGCACCGCGCATTGTTCAATGCGTTCGCCCATTTCGAGTTTTCCCTTGGGAAGGTCCCACATGCCGTTGCGGTGAATGAAAAGCCAATTGCCATCTGAGTTGCTCACCAGACCACCTGCGGCTTCGATTAACTTGAAATGGGAACAGAAGCTCTGCCAATTGTCAAGCGAATCTCCTGTTACCAGAATGGAAACGTTTCTCCGCTCCAATTCCTCCAAAATACCTGCCCAATCCTCATGCTTCGGGTCGGTCAATTTCCTGTTGAAAACTGACTCGGTTTCGGCTTCATTCCCTATGTGTAGAACCGACCCTCCGATGAAAACTTTATAGCTTTGCGCCATGGACATTTTGAACTCAGATTTGGCTTTAAAGGTAGCCAATGAACTGCTAAAAATCAAGGCGGTGAAGCTTCAACCAAGTGCCCCGTTCACGTGGGCTTCAGGCTGGAAATCGCCCATTTACTGCGATAACCGCAAAACACTCTCCTATCCTGAAGTTCGGAAGTTGATCGCAAAAGGGTTGGCGCAGGGCGTGAAGGAGAAATTTGCGAATGCGGAGGTGGTTGCTGGAGTTGCTACCGGTGCCATTGCCATTGGGATTTTGGTGGCCGAAGAGCTGGGTCTGCCGTTCGTGTATGTTCGTCCGAAACCAAAAGAGCACGGCTTGGGAAACCAGATAGAAGGTTACCTGCCAGAGAACAGCAAAGTGGTGGTGGTTGAAGACCTTATTTCCACAGGCGGAAGCAGTTTGAAAGCGGTGGAAGCTTTGCGTGAAACCACTTCAACCGTGCTGGGAATGGTGGCCATTTTTACTTACGGTTTTGCCAATGCGGATGAGAACTTCGAGAAGGCCAATTGTCCGATCTACACGCTTTCCAATTATTCGGAATTGGTGAAGTTGGCGGTGGATTCGGGTTATGTTTCTGAAGGTGATCTGGAGCAACTGACCGAATGGCGCAAGTCCCCATCAACTTGGAAATCATAAATAAATTGTAGAGACGCGATTTATCGCGTCTCTACCCAAGATTCCAAACGATCTCGTGGTGTTGATGCAATGAGTTTCGGCCATTGGCATCTTCCAATTGCAATTCGCCTGAAGGCCACGCGCCAAGAATTCTAAACGAGCCTTCAGTTCCGTTCACGGTCAGCATTTTTTCTTCATCAAACCCGAAGAGGTTTTGATTGAATTGGCTGAGAATCGGCTGATGTTGCCCTGGTCGCAGTTGCAGGTAGCGTTTCTCCAATTTTGAATTCAGAACAGGAATCAGTTCATCCAACCCGAATTGTTGTTTTGAGATGGCTTTCAACGAAGTGGCGTTCAATCCGTCAGGAAAATCGGTCTGATTGATATTGATGCCGATACCGACAATGCTGTGATCCAAGATCGTTCCGCGCAGCGAATTCTCGATGAGAATGCCAGCGATCTTTTTCCCGTTCACAAGAATATCATTCGGCCATTTGATCTTGACCGTTTCTTCCTTCAAAATCTCAGAGATCAGATCGAATACTGCCAATGCCACAGATGCACTTAGCATGAACTGGTCTTTCGCTGCCAAAAAGACAGGACGCAGAATGTAGCTGCATGTCAGGTTCAGATTTGGTTCGGTTACCCACGAATTGGTGCGTTGACCTCGACCTGCGGTCTGTTCATCTGCCACAATGAGGGTGCCTTCAACGGGCATTTTGTCGCGAACAAGTTGGCGGGCATAATTGTTGGTCGAGTCGACCGTTTCCAAATGAATGGTGTGACCACCGATGAACAGGGTTTGCATCAACTTTCAAGGAATTTTAAATGGTAAATTTGCGAATTCTAAACACCCTGAATGAAGAAATCATCCCGCAAGGCACAGACCGAGCGGCTCGTTGAAGAAATAGTTAACGGTCTGCAAGAGAAAAAGGGGAAGGAAATCGTATCACTCGACCTTCGTGGAATTGAAAATGCGGTGACAGAGTTTTTCGTCATCTGTACGGGCGATTCGAACACGCATGTGAATGCATTGGCAAGAAGCGTGGAAGAGGAGGTTCGCAAAGCCATAAAGGACAAACCTTGGCATGTTGAGGGAACAACCAATGGCGAATGGGTGTTACTGGATTACGTGAATGTGGTCGTACACATTTTCCAGCGTTCCGTGAGGGAACATTACAATATTGAAGGGCTTTGGGCCGATGCAATTGTGAAAGAATATAGTGAGGTGGCTTAAGCCTAAACAGATCTGAATTATGTCTGACAAAGAGAAGAACTACAACAAGGACGGTAAGAACAACAAGGACGGTAAGAAGGGGAAACCGAAGTATCAGTTCGATTTCAATTTCAACTTCTACTGGGTGTATGTGATCATTGCCATAGCATTCATTGCCATGTCGGTTCTGCCCGACCTTGGTAAGAGCGATAATAAGTTGAACGATGAACAGTTTACCGAACTGCTTTCGTCTGGTGACGTGCAGAAACTGGTCATCGTAAATAAGGAGTACGCGGAGATCTACATCAAAACCGACTCGCTGAAAGCGAAGGATGATTACAAGAAATTTCGGGAACATTCGTTCGGTTTCGGTTCTGGCCCGCAGTTCTATTACCAGATCGTAGAGATTCAGAATTTCGATAATACCATCAAGGAGGTAAAGGCAAAACTGCCCGAAGGACAGCAGTTCACAACAAGCGCAGAGACGCACCAGAACTGGGGCGATTCTGTGATGTGGCTGTTGCCGTTCGTACTCATTATTGGCGTTTGGATCTTCCTGATGCGCAGAATGGGAGGCGGAGGCGGTGCTGGGGCACAGATCTTCAATATCGGTAAATCGCGGGCGCAGCTGTTCGAAGGCGAAGCGAAAGTGAACGTGACCTTTGATGATGTTGCTGGACTGGAAGAAGCGAAAGTGGAGATCAAAGAGATCGTTGACTTCCTGAAGAACCCTCAGAAATATACCGACCTCGGTGCGAAGATTCCGAAAGGGGCGTTGCTTGTAGGTCCTCCAGGAACGGGGAAAACCTTGCTTGCCAAGGCTGTTGCTGGGGAGGCACAAGTACCATTCTTCTCACTTTCAGGTTCCGATTTCGTGGAGATGTTTGTGGGTGTTGGTGCCAGTCGTGTCCGCGACCTCTTTCAACAGGCCAAGCAGAAAGCTCCTGCCATCATCTTTATTGATGAGATAGATGCCATTGGCCGTGCCCGAGGTAGAAGCATTTCACAGGGCGCGAATGACGAGCGCGAGAACACGCTGAATCAGCTTTTGACCGAAATGGATGGTTTCGGAACCAACAGCGGGGTCATCATTTTGGCAGCCACCAACCGCGCGGATATTCTGGACCGTGCGCTTTTGCGTGCAGGTCGTTTCGATCGTCAGATCTTGGTGGATATGCCAGATGTGGTTGAGCGTGTTGCCATCTTCAAAGTTCACCTCAAGAAATTGAAACTGGATAAGGACGTGGATGTAGAGTTCCTCGGAAAGCAGACACCTGGTTTCTCTGGTGCTGACATTGCCAACATGTGTAATGAGGCTGCTCTTATCGCTGCGCGAAAAGGCAAGAAGACAGTTGAAAAGCAGGATTTCCTTGATGCTGTTGACCGTATTGTAGGTGGATTGGAGAAGAAGAACAAGATCATCTCCAAGGAAGAGAAGAAGGTGATCGCCTACCACGAGGCAGGGCATGCTTCTGTGAGTTGGTTGGTGGAGCATGCATCGCCATTGATCAAGGTGACCATCGTTCCGCGAGGACGTTCCTTGGGTGCGGCATGGTACCTTCCTGAAGAGCGACAGATAACCACCAAAGAGCAGATGTTGGATGAAATGTGTGCTGCATTGGGTGGTCGTGCGGCCGAAGAGATCATCTTCGGAAAAGTATCTACAGGAGCACTGAGCGATCTGGAGAAAGTGACCAAACAGGCGTACGCCATGGTAACGGTGTACGGACTGAGCGACAAGATCGGGAACATCAGTTTCTATGATTCTTCAGGTCAGAGCGAGTATACGTTCAACAAGCCTTACAGCGAGCGGACAGCCGAAACCATTGATGATGAAGTACACCAGATCGTGGAGGCAGCTTACGAACGCACCAAGAAGATTCTGAGTGAGAACAAGGACAAGTTGCAGAAGTTGGCGGAGGAACTGCTGGAGAAAGAGGTGATCTTTAAGGAGAATCTGGAGATCATTTTCGGCAAGCGCCAATGGGAGAAGGAAGAGGAGGCCAAGCCGCTTGCGGATATGAAACCGTTGGACAAGGGACCAGAGGAAGATCCTGCCGAAGTGGGGGCCGAGACACCCAAAACGGACGGTTCATTGCCTGAAAGTTGATAAATTGCCTACTTGGAAAAAGGTTGGGTCAAACTATTAGCTACATCAAACCATCAAGCAGAACTGAAGCTCGCATTGCTTCGGTCTGAGAACATCAACGCGGTCATCATCAATAAACAGGATTCATCATATCTGTTCGGAGAAGCGGAACTTTACGTGCCGCAGGATGAGGTGATCCGTGCCAAAAGGATTTTGGATGAACAAGATGCCTGATCTTGCCAAACGAATCGTTGTCGGACTGATCGTGTTCGGCATCTTTCTCGCAGCCTTGTTCCTCGGAAGAGAGATCGGTTTCATGGTGCTGTTCGCCTTTGCGCTGTACATGGGGCTTCGCGAATTCTACGATCTGGTGGACAAGGGCGGTTTCAAACCACAGCGGTTCACGGGTTATCTGTTAGGCATCAGCATGTTTGTCGGCAATGGATTGCTCACGTTCTTCGGCCTGTCGGAGCAATTTCTGCTCTTTCCGCTGCTGTGCCTGTTCCTCATTCTTCCCATAGAACTCTACCGCAAGCGCGAAGACCCGTTCACCAATATCGCCCACGGATTTTTGGGCATCATCTACGTGGCCGTTCCTGTAACGCTGCTCATCAATATCATTCATCCGAACGATGAGATCGGTTACAACCCGTTGTTCTTCGTAGGCTGGCTCATGCTTATTCTAAGTAGCGATTCGGGTGCGTACCTGGCAGGGTCGGCCTTCGGGAAACACAAACTTTTTGAACGCATCAGCCCCAAAAAGAGCTGGGAAGGTGCTATTGGTGGTCTGCTGATGAGCATTGGCTTTGCCATCGGTTTTTCCCAGTTTCTCGATTTCCTTTCCGTGTGGGAATGGATCGGCCTCTCCATCGTTTCGGTGGTGGCAGGCATCTATGGCGATCTGGTGGAAAGCCTCCTGAAACGTAACGTGGGTGCCAAGGATAGCGGTACGCTGCTGCCTGGCCACGGTGGCGTGCTCGACCGTCTGGACAGCATTGTTCTGGCCACCCCGTTCGCATTCGTCTACCTCAAGATATTTCTCTGAACACCAAAGCGTAAATTTGCGCCCGCATGGCAAGAATGACCATCCATAAAGAAGGCTACCGCATGCTAACGCTGCTGGCAATTGCCGTATTGGGCATCACCTTCGGTGTGATCTACATCTTTCCGAAGATGATATGGCTGCACTACGTGGTGGGCATCGGTGGCGGCATCATCTTCCTTATCTTTTTGCAGTTCTTCCGAAGCCCCAAGCGCAACCTCGTCATCTCATCGCGCAGCATTGTTTGCCCTGCCGATGGCCGCGTGGTGGCCATAGAGGAAGTGGAAGAACCCGAATACTTCAATGGCGAGAAACGAATTCAGGTATCGGTGTTCATGTCACCACTAAATGTGCACCTCAACCGCTATCCCATTTCGGGCAAGATCGCGTATGCCAAATACCATCCAGGCGAGTTTCTGGTGGCATGGCATCCCAAGTCGAGCACGGAGAACGAGCGCAACACGGTGGTCATCGAAACGGAGTTCGGCCCCTCGGTACTCATCCGCCAGATAGCGGGTTTTGTGGCCAGGCGCATCGTTTGGTACTGCCATCAGGGCGATGATGTGAAGCAGGGCGATGAGCTCGGCTTCATCAAATTCGGCTCGCGCGTAGACCTCTTCC of the Flavobacteriales bacterium genome contains:
- a CDS encoding NUDIX domain-containing protein, with amino-acid sequence MSMAQSYKVFIGGSVLHIGNEAETESVFNRKLTDPKHEDWAGILEELERRNVSILVTGDSLDNWQSFCSHFKLIEAAGGLVSNSDGNWLFIHRNGMWDLPKGKLEMGERIEQCAVREVAEECGIEEPTIVKSLTPTFHTYELKGHRVLKKTLWYLMKSDDGSALVPQTEEGISEVRWVSADEARKLAEQSYGSIKQVVTEGLSL
- a CDS encoding orotate phosphoribosyltransferase yields the protein MDILNSDLALKVANELLKIKAVKLQPSAPFTWASGWKSPIYCDNRKTLSYPEVRKLIAKGLAQGVKEKFANAEVVAGVATGAIAIGILVAEELGLPFVYVRPKPKEHGLGNQIEGYLPENSKVVVVEDLISTGGSSLKAVEALRETTSTVLGMVAIFTYGFANADENFEKANCPIYTLSNYSELVKLAVDSGYVSEGDLEQLTEWRKSPSTWKS
- a CDS encoding biotin--[acetyl-CoA-carboxylase] ligase, which produces MQTLFIGGHTIHLETVDSTNNYARQLVRDKMPVEGTLIVADEQTAGRGQRTNSWVTEPNLNLTCSYILRPVFLAAKDQFMLSASVALAVFDLISEILKEETVKIKWPNDILVNGKKIAGILIENSLRGTILDHSIVGIGININQTDFPDGLNATSLKAISKQQFGLDELIPVLNSKLEKRYLQLRPGQHQPILSQFNQNLFGFDEEKMLTVNGTEGSFRILGAWPSGELQLEDANGRNSLHQHHEIVWNLG
- the rsfS gene encoding ribosome silencing factor; amino-acid sequence: MKKSSRKAQTERLVEEIVNGLQEKKGKEIVSLDLRGIENAVTEFFVICTGDSNTHVNALARSVEEEVRKAIKDKPWHVEGTTNGEWVLLDYVNVVVHIFQRSVREHYNIEGLWADAIVKEYSEVA
- the hflB gene encoding ATP-dependent zinc metalloprotease FtsH gives rise to the protein MSDKEKNYNKDGKNNKDGKKGKPKYQFDFNFNFYWVYVIIAIAFIAMSVLPDLGKSDNKLNDEQFTELLSSGDVQKLVIVNKEYAEIYIKTDSLKAKDDYKKFREHSFGFGSGPQFYYQIVEIQNFDNTIKEVKAKLPEGQQFTTSAETHQNWGDSVMWLLPFVLIIGVWIFLMRRMGGGGGAGAQIFNIGKSRAQLFEGEAKVNVTFDDVAGLEEAKVEIKEIVDFLKNPQKYTDLGAKIPKGALLVGPPGTGKTLLAKAVAGEAQVPFFSLSGSDFVEMFVGVGASRVRDLFQQAKQKAPAIIFIDEIDAIGRARGRSISQGANDERENTLNQLLTEMDGFGTNSGVIILAATNRADILDRALLRAGRFDRQILVDMPDVVERVAIFKVHLKKLKLDKDVDVEFLGKQTPGFSGADIANMCNEAALIAARKGKKTVEKQDFLDAVDRIVGGLEKKNKIISKEEKKVIAYHEAGHASVSWLVEHASPLIKVTIVPRGRSLGAAWYLPEERQITTKEQMLDEMCAALGGRAAEEIIFGKVSTGALSDLEKVTKQAYAMVTVYGLSDKIGNISFYDSSGQSEYTFNKPYSERTAETIDDEVHQIVEAAYERTKKILSENKDKLQKLAEELLEKEVIFKENLEIIFGKRQWEKEEEAKPLADMKPLDKGPEEDPAEVGAETPKTDGSLPES
- a CDS encoding DUF2007 domain-containing protein — translated: MEKGWVKLLATSNHQAELKLALLRSENINAVIINKQDSSYLFGEAELYVPQDEVIRAKRILDEQDA
- a CDS encoding phosphatidate cytidylyltransferase; its protein translation is MNKMPDLAKRIVVGLIVFGIFLAALFLGREIGFMVLFAFALYMGLREFYDLVDKGGFKPQRFTGYLLGISMFVGNGLLTFFGLSEQFLLFPLLCLFLILPIELYRKREDPFTNIAHGFLGIIYVAVPVTLLINIIHPNDEIGYNPLFFVGWLMLILSSDSGAYLAGSAFGKHKLFERISPKKSWEGAIGGLLMSIGFAIGFSQFLDFLSVWEWIGLSIVSVVAGIYGDLVESLLKRNVGAKDSGTLLPGHGGVLDRLDSIVLATPFAFVYLKIFL
- a CDS encoding phosphatidylserine decarboxylase family protein — its product is MTIHKEGYRMLTLLAIAVLGITFGVIYIFPKMIWLHYVVGIGGGIIFLIFLQFFRSPKRNLVISSRSIVCPADGRVVAIEEVEEPEYFNGEKRIQVSVFMSPLNVHLNRYPISGKIAYAKYHPGEFLVAWHPKSSTENERNTVVIETEFGPSVLIRQIAGFVARRIVWYCHQGDDVKQGDELGFIKFGSRVDLFLPLDAKIKVELEEKVQGGISVLAEI